A window of Fragaria vesca subsp. vesca linkage group LG7, FraVesHawaii_1.0, whole genome shotgun sequence contains these coding sequences:
- the LOC101315294 gene encoding LOB domain-containing protein 29-like: MTGLGSSCGACKFLRRKCTSECVFAPYFCYDQAATHFAAVHKVFGASNVSKLLLHLPVQHRSDAALTMSYEALARMRDPIYGCVSQIFALQQQVAYLQEEIETLLQNQMVSLVSANSSACGSSEGNSNSNTFRGLQVFPAQQYDIAVDRQKFQNQPEPPILLPQVGVASTNQGFSSHDHQMDIQMPTLYEWEEVKTFGDRSTQDSLEKFLEDIDQENLGHNPWLNDPSIAWNWKRE; the protein is encoded by the exons ATGACAGGACTTGGTTCTTCATGTGGAGCATGCAAGTTTCTGAGGAGAAAATGCACAAGTGAATGTGTGTTTGCTCCTTACTTCTGCTATGACCAAGCTGCAACCCATTTTGCAGCTGTGCACAAAGTGTTTGGTGCAAGTAATGTCTCCAAGCTTCTGCTGCACTTGCCAGTACAACATCGAAGCGATGCTGCTCTCACCATGTCTTATGAAGCACTAGCTCGGATGCGTGATCCGATATATGGATGTGTTTCACAAATCTTTGCACTCCAACAGCAG GTTGCGTACTTACAGGAGGAGATCGAAACTCTTCTACAGAACCAAATGGTTAGCTTGGTATCTGCAAATTCAAGTGCTTGTGGAAGTTCTGAAGGAAATAGTAACTCCAACACATTCAGGGGGTTACAAGTATTTCCAGCACAACAATATGACATTGCTGTTGACAGACAAAAGTTTCAGAACCAACCAGAACCACCAATACTACTGCCGCAAGTAGGAGTAGCAAGTACCAACCAAGGCTTTAGTAGTCATGATCATCAGATGGATATTCAGATGCCTACTTTATACGAATGGGAAGAAGTCAAGACATTCGGTGACCGCTCCACGCAAGACTCATTAGAAAAGTTTCTTGAGGATATAGACCAAGAGAACTTGGGACATAATCCCTGGTTGAATGACCCTTCCATCGCCTGGAACTGGAAAAGAGAGTAA
- the LOC101301819 gene encoding ribulose bisphosphate carboxylase/oxygenase activase 1, chloroplastic-like codes for MATAVSTVGAVNRALLSLNGSSGNASVPSSSFMGSSLKKVNSRFPSSKVSSGSFKIVAAESEIDEDTQTNKDKWKGLAFDESDDQQDITRGKGMVDTLFQAPMGDGTHMAIMSSYDYISTGLRTYNMDNMKDGFYIAPAFMDKLVVHITKNFMNLPNIKIPLILGIWGGKGQGKSFQCELVFAKMGISPIMMSAGELESGNAGEPAKLIRQRYREAADIIRKGKMCALFINDLDAGAGRMGGTTQYTVNNQMVNATLMNIADNPTNVQLPGMYNKEENPRVPIVVTGNDFSTLYAPLIRDGRMEKFYWAPTREDRIGVCTGIFKADSVPDSDIVKLVDTFPGQSIDFFGALRARVYDDEVRKWISGVGVDSIGKKLVNSKEGPPTFEQPKMTIEKLLEYGNMLVQEQENVKRVQLADQYLSEAALGDANADAIDRGTFYGKAAQQVRVPVPEGCTDPTANNFDPTARSDDGTCLYTF; via the exons ATGGCCACCGCCGTCTCCACCGTCGGAGCTGTCAACAGAGCCCTG CTGAGCTTGAATGGCTCTAGCGGCAATGCTTCAGTTCCAAGCTCAAGCTTTATGGGAAGCAGCTTGAAGAAAGTGAACTCCAGGTTCCCCAGCTCCAAGGTCTCATCCGGGAGCTTCAAGATTGTTGCAGCAGAGTCTGAGATCGATGAAGACACTCAGACCAACAAGGACAAATGGAAAGGCCTTGCCTTTGACGAATCCGATGACCAACAAGACATCACCAGAGGAAAGGGTATGGTCGATACCCTCTTCCAAGCTCCCATGGGCGACGGAACTCACATGGCCATCATGAGTTCTTACGACTACATCAGTACTGGACTTCGCAC GTACAACATGGACAACATGAAGGATGGTTTCTACATTGCTCCTGCTTTCATGGACAAGCTTGTTGTTCACATCACTAAGAACTTCATGAACTTGCCTAACATCAAG ATTCCCCTTATCCTTGGTATTTGGGGAGGCAAAGGTCAGGGTAAATCTTTCCAGTGTGAGCTTGTGTTTGCTAAGATGGGAATCAG CCCTATCATGATGAGTGCTGGAGAATTGGAAAGTGGAAATGCCGGAGAACCAGCTAAGTTGATCAGGCAAAGGTACCGTGAGGCAGCCGATATCATCAGGAAGGGGAAGATGTGCGCCCTCTTCATCAACGATCTTGATGCAGGAGCTGGTCGTATGGGTGGAACCACCCAATACACTGTCAACAACCAGATGGTTAACGCTACCCTTATGAACATTGCTGATAACCCAACCAATGTCCAGCTCCCTGGTATGTACAACAAGGAGGAGAACCCCCGTGTCCCCATCGTCGTCACCGGTAACGATTTCTCAACATTGTATGCTCCTCTCATCCGTGACGGGCGTATGGAGAAGTTCTACTGGGCTCCTACTAGGGAAGACCGTATTGGTGTCTGCACTGGTATCTTCAAAGCTGACAGTGTTCCCGATTCCGATATTGTCAAGCTAGTTGACACCTTCCCCGGTCAATCCATCG ATTTCTTTGGTGCCCTTAGGGCCAGAGTTTACGATGATGAAGTGAGGAAGTGGATCTCCGGTGTCGGTGTGGACAGCATTGGAAAGAAGCTTGTGAACTCGAAGGAAGGACCCCCGACTTTCGAGCAGCCCAAGATGACAATTGAGAAGCTCCTTGAGTACGGAAACATGCTTGTGCAAGAACAAGAGAATGTGAAGAGAGTCCAACTGGCCGACCAGTACTTGAGCGAGGCTGCTCTTGGTGATGCCAACGCTGATGCCATTGACAGAGGAACTTTCTACG GCAAAGCAGCGCAACAAGTGCGAGTTCCGGTACCTGAAGGTTGTACTGATCCAACAGCAAACAACTTTGATCCAACTGCTAGGAGTGATGATGGAACCTGCTTGTACACATTTTAA
- the LOC101290822 gene encoding L-type lectin-domain containing receptor kinase S.4-like, producing the protein MAQRLILFWLLLLFLSTPSTSSDLELLYNGFHGGNTNMTLNGVAEIEPNGMLKLTNHTLRVLGHAFYSSPVQFRNSTTNKAFSFSTAFAFSIHPEYPKLGGHGLAFVISPSKELPGSLPSQYLGILNSTVVGNFSNHIFAVEFDTVQDFEFGDINDNHVGIDINSLASNASTAAGYYDGRNTTKKELNLKSGDVIQAWVSYDADKKQVTVKLSPTSVQPSTSILTFDVDLSPIFQDYMYVGFSSSTGLLASSHYILGWSFKMNGDAKSLYLETLPKFPKAKKTHTGVVVGVSVGAALMFVFICVVLGFYVVRKYKNREVIEAWELDIGPHRFPYKELKKATRHFREKEVIGFGGFGKVYKGTLPNSDTQVAVKRISHESRQGLQEFVSEIASIGRLRHRNLVQLLGWCRRRGDLLLVYDFMPNGSLDKYLFENPRAILSWEERFKIVKGVASGLLYLHEGWEQTVIHRDIKAGNVLLDAEMNGRLGDFGLAKLYEHGSNPTTTRVVGTLGYLAPELTRTGKPTPSSDVFALGALLLEVVCGRRPIEQKALPEELILVDWVWDKWRAGSILDVVDPKLEGEFDEFEVVVVLKLGLMCSNNVPKARPIMRQVVRYLEGEVPLPEAVASPGAYESSKGGGDGSTGGEFEDYVHSYSYPPSSYFDKTSTWSCDEGDVDFEAGSSSSPPEEPGKAAGSHPR; encoded by the coding sequence ATGGCTCAAAGACTCATCCTTTTCTGGCTTCTGCTCCTCTTCCTCTCCACCCCATCAACCTCATCCGACCTCGAGCTCCTCTACAACGGCTTTCATGGCGGCAACACCAACATGACCCTCAACGGCGTCGCAGAGATTGAACCCAACGGAATGTTGAAGCTCACAAACCACACTCTCCGAGTACTCGGCCACGCCTTCTACTCCTCCCCAGTTCAATTCCGAAACTCCACAACTAACAAAGCCTTCTCTTTTTCCACCGCTTTCGCCTTCTCTATTCACCCCGAGTACCCCAAGCTCGGCGGCCACGGCCTCGCCTTCGTAATCTCACCGTCCAAAGAGCTCCCTGGATCTCTGCCGAGCCAGTACCTCGGGATTCTCAACTCCACAGTCGTCGGAAACTTCTCCAACCACATCTTCGCAGTTGAGTTCGACACAGTTCAAGACTTTGAGTTCGGGGATATTAATGACAATCATGTTGGGATCGATATAAACAGCTTGGCTTCTAATGCTTCCACTGCAGCTGGTTACTACGACGGTCGGAACACGACCAAGAAGGAGCTCAATCTTAAAAGTGGGGATGTGATCCAAGCTTGGGTGAGTTACGATGCAGACAAGAAGCAGGTGACTGTGAAGCTTTCACCTACGTCTGTACAACCTAGTACTTCGATCTTGACATTCGATGTAGATCTCTCTCCGATTTTTCAGGATTATATGTATGTGGGGTTCTCATCTTCAACTGGGTTGTTGGCTAGTTCTCATTACATATTGGGTTGGAGTTTCAAGATGAATGGAGATGCAAAGTCTCTGTATCTGGAGACTCTGCCTAAGTTTCCAAAGGCTAAGAAGACACATACAGGTGTGGTAGTTGGTGTTTCAGTTGGTGCTGCTTTGATGTTTGTGTTTATTTGTGTTGTTTTGGGGTTCTATGTTGTTAGGAAGTACAAGAACCGTGAAGTGATTGAAGCTTGGGAGCTTGACATTGGTCCTCATAGGTTTCCATACAAGGAGCTGAAGAAGGCCACAAGGCATTTTAGAGAGAAAGAGGTGATCGGATTTGGTGGATTTGGGAAAGTCTACAAAGGGACTTTGCCGAATTCGGATACACAAGTTGCGGTGAAGCGTATATCTCATGAATCCAGGCAGGGATTGCAAGAGTTTGTGTCGGAGATTGCGAGTATAGGCAGGCTGCGGCATAGGAATTTGGTGCAGTTGTTGGGGTGGTGTAGAAGAAGAGGAGATTTGTTGCTTGTGTATGACTTCATGCCTAATGGGAGTTTGGACAAGTACTTGTTTGAGAATCCGAGAGCGATTTTGAGCTGGGAGGAGAGGTTTAAGATTGTGAAGGGTGTGGCTTCAGGGCTGTTGTATTTGCATGAGGGTTGGGAGCAGACTGTGATTCATAGAGATATCAAGGCTGGGAATGTGTTGCTTGATGCTGAGATGAATGGGAGGCTTGGTGACTTTGGTCTTGCTAAGCTATATGAGCATGGTTCAAACCCAACAACTACTAGAGTGGTTGGCACATTGGGGTACCTTGCACCTGAGCTCACCAGGACTGGGAAACCAACTCCAAGTTCTGATGTGTTTGCTCTTGGTGCTCTTTTGCTTGAGGTGGTGTGTGGGAGGAGGCCTATTGAGCAGAAAGCGCTGCCCGAGGAGCTCATTTTGGTTGATTGGGTTTGGGATAAGTGGAGAGCTGGTTCCATTCTTGATGTTGTGGATCCAAAGTTGGAGGGTGAGTTTGATGAGTTTGAGGTTGTTGTGGTGCTCAAGTTAGGCCTAATGTGTTCCAACAATGTGCCAAAGGCAAGGCCAATAATGAGGCAGGTAGTGAGGTACTTGGAAGGTGAGGTGCCCCTGCCTGAGGCAGTGGCATCTCCAGGCGCTTATGAAAGTTCAAAAGGCGGCGGTGATGGTAGTACTGGTGGTGAGTTTGAGGATTATGTGCATTCCTATTCGTATCCTCCATCATCATATTTTGATAAGACAAGCACTTGGTCATGTGATGAAGGGGATGTTGATTTTGAAGCTGGTTCAAGCTCATCACCTCCCGAAGAACCTGGTAAAGCAGCTGGTAGCCACCCAAGATAG